GGAGGTGGCCCGGGTGGAACTCGACGGCCTGCGGGTCGCGGTCGTGCACGAGACCGGGCCGCGAACCGGCCGCGAAAAGCGGTGCGCGGCCCGTTTCCCCGACGTCGACCTGCTGGTTTTCGGGCACTCGCACATTCCCTGGGACACCGAGGCCCCCGGTGGGCTGCGCCTGCTCAACCCCGGCTCGCCCACCGACCGTCGCTCCCAACCCCACGCGACCTACCTGACCGCAGAAATTCGCGCCGGCCGTCTCACCCAGGTAGAGCTGCACCGCCTACCCCGCCCCTGACCCGCCCCGTCGTCCCGAGCGGGAGAGGGTTACTGGCCTCGGCCTGTTTTTGCTTGGAGTTCGTCGATGCGCTTGGAGGCCTCGGCCTTGGTCAGGTCGGGCGGTAGCTCCGCGTGGGCTTCCCGAGCCAGGGTGCTCAGATAGGACTCCTGAGCTGCGGTCGGCGGCTCGTCACCGGTGACCCACTCGTCCGGGTCCTTGATCGCCGCGCTCTGGTCGGCCTGTTCGTTGCCTCGGTCGGTCATCGTCATCATCCTTTCTTCGAACAGGTGTGCCATTACCCTGATTTCGGCTCCTTCATGCCTGCCCGCTCGCCGCCACCTGAGATCACTCGCCGCCACCTAAAATCGCCGGATGAGCGTGGACCGGTCGGGTGTGGTGGTGGTCGGGGCGGGCATCGCAGGGGTGGCTTGCGCGGTGGAGTTGACCCTGGCCGGGGTGCCAGTTCAGGTCCGCGAGCGGGGGCATGTCTGCGGCGGCCGGATGGCCAGCAAACGCTTCGAGGGCCGGCCCGCGGACATCGGTGCCGCGTACTTCACCGCCACCGACCCCGACTTCGTCGCCGTGGTCGAGCGGTGGCGCGCCGCCGGCCTGGTCCGCGAATGGACCGACACCTTCCAGGCGTACGACCAGAGCGGGCAGCACGACGTGCCCGGGCCGATGCGTTTCGCCGCCCCGAGAGGGCTGCGCTCGCTGGTCGAGAACCTGGCCGACGCGGTGCCGGTGACCGTCGACCGGCTGGTGCTCAGCGTGGAGCGCGGGCCGACCGTGGACGGCGAGTCGTGCGCGGCGGTTGCCCTGGCCATGCCAGGCCCACAGGCCGCCCTGTTGCTCGACCCGGCCCTGACCGACGCCACCCAGGTCGTACAGGCGCAGCACTGGTCGCCGTCACTGGCCGCGGTGCTGCGCTTCCCGACGCGGCGCTGGCCGGACTTCCGTGGTGCGTTCGTCAACGATCATCCGGTTCTCAACCTCGTCTGCGACGACGGCGACCGGCGCGGAGACGGCGCGCCGGTGCTCGTCGCGCACACCGCGCCGGAGTTCGCCGCCCGACACCTGGCCCAGCCCAGCGCGGCCGGCCCGGCGGTCGAGCAGGCCGTCCGGGACCTGCTGGGCTTGCCGGAGCAGGCCGTCGATGTGCACGTGCACCGCTGGACGTACGCGAAGCCGACCGGCAACTCCGCTGGTGCCAGCCACCACCTGGATGCCGACGGGATCGGCCTGGCCGGCGACGCGTTCGGCAAGCCCCGGGTGCAGAGCGCCTGGCGCTCCGGCCGGGACCTGGGTCGCGCTATCGCCGCCCGGCTGGCCTGACCGCCACTTCCCGACACCCGGCCCCTGGGTGTTGACGCGCCCGGAACGATGCCGGCCGACATTCACGTCCCATCGGAATCGGGACCTGCGGCCTCGGCCCGCGCCTGGAACGCCACCCAGGATCCGCGTCTGCCCGCCTCGACCCGGGCCCGCATCCGGCCGGCGGCGGACGCCTGCGTATCGATCCAGGCCACCGCGACCTGCGACTTGTCACAAACGATCGGCGCGGATCGACGTTCTTGTGAAAAGCCACTTCGGGAGGGAGTTCACGAGATGCGTATCGTCGTCTTCGGCGCGAACGGGGGCACGGGTCGTCGCCTGGTACAGCAGGCGCTGGACGCCGGCCATGACGTACGGGCGGTCACTCGGCAGCCGGACTCGTTCCCGGTCAAGGGCCCCGGCTTGGAGGTGGTGGACGCCGATGCGACGGTGGATGCCCCCGTGGACGGTGCCGACGTGGTGTTGTCGACCCTCGGGGTGCCGTTCACCCGGCACCCGGTGATGGTCTACAGCCGTAGCACCGCGACGGTCCTGGCCGCGATGCGCCGTGCGGGTCTGCGGCGGCTCGTCGTGGTCAGTTCCAGCGCCACCGAGCCGCATCGCCACGCCGAGGGTGGCTTCCTGCTCAACCGTGTCATCCAGCCGTTGGTCACCGCCACGATCGGCAAGTCCACCTACGACGACATGCGCGCCATGGAGAGGATGGTGCGGGACAGCAACCTCGACTGGACGATCGTGCGTCCGTCGGGGCTCTTCGACAGTGACAGCGTCACTCGCTACCGGCTCTCCGAGAATCGCTCCGACGGTGTCTTCACCAGCCGCGCCGACCTGGCCGCCTGTCTGCTCGCCCAAGCCAGCGACAGGGCGTGGGTCGGCCGGACCGTGGCGGTCACCACCGGGGAGGGCACCCCGACACTATTGGCGATGCTGCGCCGGGAAGCGTTCGGGAAATAGGAAGATGGACGACCAGGAGTGGTTCGCCGAGCAGTTGGCGCAGCACCGCCCCCGGCTGCGGGCCGTCGCCTATCGGCTGCTGGGGTCGTCGATCGAGGTCGACGACGCGCTGCAGGAGACGTGGCTGCGCACCACGCGCGCCGATCCGGCTGCGATCACCAACCCGGCCGCGTGGCTGACCACGCTGGTCGGCCGGGTGTGCATCGACATGCTGCGGGCCCGGCAGGCACGCCGCGAGCAGTTGAGCGCGACCTGGGAGCCGCTCGTCAGCGAGTACGGTGATCCGGAGGAAGCCAGCCTGCACACCGACGCGGTCGGCATCGCGTTGCTTGTGGTGCTGGACAGCCTCGAGCCCGCCGAGCGGCTCGCGGTGGTGCTGCACGACATGTTCGGTATGCCGTTCGAAGAGGTGGCCGTCGTCGTGGGACGCACACCGGCGGCCACCAGGCAACTGGCCAGCCGCGCCCGGCGGCGACTGCGCGAGAGTGCCCCGCAGCCCCGTGCCGGTCTGCCCGCCCAGCGACGTGTCGTCGACGCGTTTCTGGCCGCTGCCCGCGCCGGTGACTTCGACGCCCTGCTGACCCTGCTGGCCCCCGACGTCGTGTTCCGCTCCGACCACGGACGCCGTGCGCGGCTCGCACCCGCCCTGCTCACCGGCGCTGGTGCCGTGGCCGCACGCGCTGCCGACGCCGGGCCACGGTTCGCACGCCTCTGCGTTCCCGCGTTGGTCAACGGGGTCGCTGGCGTCGTCGCCCGCGACCGGAGCGGCAAACTCATCGCCGTCGTGGGGTTCACCGTGTACGACGAGCGCATCGCCGCCATCGACATGATCCTCGACCCGGACAAGCTTCCCTTATGAGACCGACCCTAGGCGTGCCCGGCCGCGGCGACCGGGCGGGAGCCGGTGTCACGTTCGGCCGGGTCGGAGGTCCGCTCGCCTTCGGCGTCCAGCAGTTGCATGACCGGAGTCGCCGTGATGCCGTGCACCACCACGGAGACGAGCACCACCAGCCCGGTGGTGGCCCAGAGCAGTTCGGCCTGCGGGAAGTCGGCCTTCGTGGTGGCGTACGCGAGGTAGTAGAACGAGCCGACGCCGCGGATGCCGAACAACGAGATGACCCAGTGCTCGGCCGGCCGTCCCGGCGCGCCGCGCAGTGACAACCAGCCGACCAGCGGCCGGATCACGAACACCAGCGCCAGCCCGACGGCAGCCGCCGGCCAGGTCAGTGGGACCAGCAGGCCACCCACGATCGCGCCGCCGAGCAGCAGCAGCAGCACCAGGGTGAGCAGCCGTTCGACCTGCTCGGCGAAGTCGTGCAGCACCGAATGGAACTCGTGGGTCCGCTCGGCGGCCCGGATCGCCCGAGCGGCCACGAACACCGCCAGGAAGCCGTACCCGCCGACCACCTCCACCAGCCCGTACGCCAGGAACGTGGCGGCCAGCGCCAGGAAACCCTCGGCGTGCCGGGCCAGCCGCAACTCGCTGGGCGCACGGAAGAACAACTTG
The nucleotide sequence above comes from Micromonospora luteifusca. Encoded proteins:
- a CDS encoding metallophosphoesterase family protein, which codes for MRLVLTADTHLPKRARDLPGPLWAAIEEADVVIHAGDWVDEALLDAMTLRSRRLIGVYGNNDGPALRARLPEVARVELDGLRVAVVHETGPRTGREKRCAARFPDVDLLVFGHSHIPWDTEAPGGLRLLNPGSPTDRRSQPHATYLTAEIRAGRLTQVELHRLPRP
- a CDS encoding DUF3072 domain-containing protein, whose product is MTDRGNEQADQSAAIKDPDEWVTGDEPPTAAQESYLSTLAREAHAELPPDLTKAEASKRIDELQAKTGRGQ
- a CDS encoding NAD(P)/FAD-dependent oxidoreductase, coding for MSVDRSGVVVVGAGIAGVACAVELTLAGVPVQVRERGHVCGGRMASKRFEGRPADIGAAYFTATDPDFVAVVERWRAAGLVREWTDTFQAYDQSGQHDVPGPMRFAAPRGLRSLVENLADAVPVTVDRLVLSVERGPTVDGESCAAVALAMPGPQAALLLDPALTDATQVVQAQHWSPSLAAVLRFPTRRWPDFRGAFVNDHPVLNLVCDDGDRRGDGAPVLVAHTAPEFAARHLAQPSAAGPAVEQAVRDLLGLPEQAVDVHVHRWTYAKPTGNSAGASHHLDADGIGLAGDAFGKPRVQSAWRSGRDLGRAIAARLA
- a CDS encoding NAD(P)-dependent oxidoreductase, giving the protein MRIVVFGANGGTGRRLVQQALDAGHDVRAVTRQPDSFPVKGPGLEVVDADATVDAPVDGADVVLSTLGVPFTRHPVMVYSRSTATVLAAMRRAGLRRLVVVSSSATEPHRHAEGGFLLNRVIQPLVTATIGKSTYDDMRAMERMVRDSNLDWTIVRPSGLFDSDSVTRYRLSENRSDGVFTSRADLAACLLAQASDRAWVGRTVAVTTGEGTPTLLAMLRREAFGK
- a CDS encoding sigma-70 family RNA polymerase sigma factor, with the protein product MDDQEWFAEQLAQHRPRLRAVAYRLLGSSIEVDDALQETWLRTTRADPAAITNPAAWLTTLVGRVCIDMLRARQARREQLSATWEPLVSEYGDPEEASLHTDAVGIALLVVLDSLEPAERLAVVLHDMFGMPFEEVAVVVGRTPAATRQLASRARRRLRESAPQPRAGLPAQRRVVDAFLAAARAGDFDALLTLLAPDVVFRSDHGRRARLAPALLTGAGAVAARAADAGPRFARLCVPALVNGVAGVVARDRSGKLIAVVGFTVYDERIAAIDMILDPDKLPL